A region of Gammaproteobacteria bacterium DNA encodes the following proteins:
- a CDS encoding hypothetical protein (Evidence 5 : Unknown function) encodes MGSCVTRILIIRSYAFLINPSCHLLAPSPSPPRKQGGSRPQTSPRLRRD; translated from the coding sequence TTGGGAAGTTGTGTAACTCGAATTCTCATTATTCGCAGTTACGCATTCCTAATTAACCCAAGTTGCCACCTGCTTGCCCCCTCCCCCAGCCCTCCCCGTAAACAGGGAGGGAGTAGGCCGCAGACCTCCCCCCGTTTACGGAGGGATTGA